The following are from one region of the Staphylococcus argenteus genome:
- a CDS encoding glycosyl hydrolase family 28-related protein has product MHINAKDFGLTGHNKKKDTRAIQRALNYGYRKQTTVYIPKGTYDICKPLTIYGNTTLVLENETILRRCNSGTLLKNGHRYGFYRGYNGNSHIHIKGGTFDMNGVAYPYNNTAMCMGHAEDIQLIGVTIKNVVSGHALDACGINGLYIKDCSFEGFVDYSGERFYSEAIQLDIQVPGAFPKFGTTDGTITKNVIIDHCYFGPSELSEMGSWNRAIGSHASRHNCYYDNVHIINNTFEGIQGYALTPLKYKDTYIINNRFIDCQGGIRYLGVRDGKNAADVLTGKDLGSQAGINMNIIGNEFLGPMEKDAIHVRNYNNVKHKDVLIVGNKFNNLLQTIHLEDIDRVFLSSIEADIKVTTINVSDIKK; this is encoded by the coding sequence ATGCATATTAATGCGAAAGATTTTGGATTAACTGGTCATAATAAAAAGAAAGATACACGAGCAATACAACGCGCATTAAACTATGGTTATCGCAAGCAGACAACGGTGTATATACCAAAAGGAACATATGACATTTGTAAACCATTAACGATATACGGTAATACAACATTAGTGCTGGAAAATGAAACGATATTACGACGTTGTAATTCTGGAACGCTATTAAAGAATGGACATAGATATGGATTTTATAGAGGTTATAACGGTAACAGCCATATTCATATTAAAGGAGGAACGTTTGATATGAATGGTGTGGCTTATCCTTACAATAACACGGCTATGTGTATGGGTCATGCGGAAGACATTCAATTAATTGGTGTGACAATTAAGAATGTGGTTAGTGGTCATGCTCTTGATGCTTGTGGTATTAATGGACTTTATATCAAAGATTGTTCGTTTGAAGGATTCGTAGATTATAGTGGAGAACGCTTTTACTCTGAAGCGATACAGCTAGATATTCAAGTGCCTGGCGCTTTTCCAAAATTCGGAACTACAGATGGCACGATTACCAAAAATGTCATAATTGATCATTGTTACTTTGGACCTTCTGAATTATCTGAAATGGGTAGCTGGAATCGGGCTATTGGCTCACATGCGAGTAGACATAATTGTTATTACGATAACGTTCACATTATTAATAATACATTTGAAGGTATACAAGGTTATGCATTGACACCTTTAAAATACAAAGATACGTATATTATTAATAATAGATTTATTGATTGCCAAGGTGGAATAAGATATCTAGGAGTGAGGGACGGTAAAAATGCAGCGGATGTATTAACCGGAAAAGATTTAGGATCACAGGCTGGTATAAATATGAATATCATTGGGAATGAGTTTTTAGGGCCAATGGAAAAAGATGCTATACACGTGCGCAATTACAATAACGTAAAACATAAAGATGTTCTAATAGTAGGTAATAAATTTAATAATCTCTTGCAAACGATACATTTAGAAGATATTGATAGAGTGTTTTTAAGTTCAATTGAAGCGGATATTAAAGTGACGACAATCAATGTCAGTGATATAAAAAAATAG